In a genomic window of Pseudomonas oryzihabitans:
- the nirD gene encoding nitrite reductase small subunit NirD — protein sequence MTQTNTARALQSAWQPLCSLADLVPQSGVVALHQGEQVALFYLPDTEQKVFAVGNRDPKSGANVIGRGIVGHLGGELVIASPLYKQHFRLSDGGCLEYPEQTLPTWAVRLNGEQVEIA from the coding sequence ATGACCCAGACCAACACCGCACGCGCCCTGCAATCCGCCTGGCAACCCCTGTGCAGCCTGGCCGATCTGGTGCCTCAATCCGGCGTGGTCGCCCTGCACCAGGGTGAGCAGGTGGCGTTGTTCTACCTGCCCGATACCGAGCAGAAGGTCTTCGCCGTGGGCAACCGCGATCCCAAGTCCGGCGCCAACGTCATCGGCCGCGGCATCGTCGGCCACCTCGGCGGTGAGTTGGTGATCGCTTCGCCGCTGTACAAGCAGCATTTCCGCCTGAGCGATGGCGGCTGTTTGGAATACCCCGAGCAGACCTTGCCCACCTGGGCGGTGCGGTTGAACGGGGAGCAGGTGGAGATCGCCTGA